A stretch of DNA from Acanthochromis polyacanthus isolate Apoly-LR-REF ecotype Palm Island chromosome 21, KAUST_Apoly_ChrSc, whole genome shotgun sequence:
CAGTTATGCTATTTCACTGAGAAATCATGTTGCTCGGTGACGCTTTTTAACTGGAAGGCTGGTTCTGGGTTGTTCTGCTATGTCGAGGGCAGCCTCCATGCAGAGCGACCCACAGCTCGGCTCACATGACCAGACAGAAGGCACCTGATCCTCTCCCTGGGGTGCAAAGAGACAGATGGAGCGAAAAGAAAGAGTGGGAGAGAAAGAGATCAGATTGGCAATACGAGCACACTGGTAAAGGTAATAAGAGGACAGTGCAAAATTTCCATTACTGTGAAGTTTCtgtgctgatttaaatctgaCAGGACAGAAATCTCCTCTTGGCTTCACCTTATATTTACTATAGCATGGACAGCTGTTGGGTACATATATTTGAatacatttgtttctttttccaggACACCAGAAACGCCACTGAGGAAAAACCTGTCCAGCGATCTAAGGTAAATATACActctctgttttttcctcctcgTCCTTCACTCGTGGTCCTGTGTTCATCCTTGTGCCCCACTTCACTTTTGTCAGCCTTTGATCTCCAAAGAGAGCAAAGGAGGTCTTTcctgcattttgtgtcttttgtaagGACTAGCTTTCATCTCCCCAGAGCTCAGTGCCTTTTACTGccgcctgtgtgtgtgcgtctggtAGTAAATCAGCGCATTTATGTGCTCAGTCTTTCAGCTTTAAGACTCAAAAGGAAGTGTGCACATCATGTGAGAAGACGGTCTACCCGATGGAGAGATTGGTCGCCAACAATCTGGTCTTCCATTCAACGTGTTTCTGCTGCAAGCACTGCAACGCCAAACTCAGGTGACTATATAGAGTTTTCCTGTGTGATTTTAAGAGATGAGTGCCAAAACCTGGTAATAATTGGGCTAAATTATCAAAGAATGGaggattttgtcatttctgctaTCTGTAGAAGAGAAATTAAGAaaatatacatgttttttttatttttgctacataaacataatttttgcacatttcatctGTTTCTAATTCGTCCATGAAGCGTTTTTGTTGTTCCTAGTCTACGCACAGACACAGACTGCTCTTACTGTCAGTGATGAAGAGAAGTAGAAAGTGTGGTCACACTTTGGTAGAGTCAGTGCTAGTCAATGTTAGTTTTTAGAAGTAGAAGCAGAAACACGGTCAGTCTGTTGAAACATCCAGTGGAAGTTCACCACGCACAACTGACGAGCTCATAGTTTGTTTCTGGTTGCCATATTAATGATGCTTTCAATCTAAAGCCTGCACACAGAATTAGCTAAATGATACAAACATAAGCtgatgaataaaacaaccaCTAGCCAGCagattatttttgttgaaatacatcatctgagctgctgtttcgAAAGCAGGGTGGATTTAGTGATTCAGGGGCTGCAGACCAACTGTCTTgctttattttcagtctttctctAGCTGAATGTTGATGTTGGAGCAGTAGAAGAAGCATTCTGTTTTCTTAAGTGAAACTATTAATACCACACAGTCAAAATACTGTCAAAGAAAAACTCCTGCATACATTTTTTACTTAAAAGTACAAAACGAAAGAGAAAATTTACCACAGAGAGAAAGTGAAGCAAATGTTCATGTTCAGGCTTAATATGTTTTGGTTTCAGTATCTTATCAGTACCCATCCCTGGTGATTACTTGACTTTCCTCTGCACCCGTCTTCTTTGATTTATGTATTCTAACTCTTTGATTCGTCCCCTCTTTGGCAGCCTTGGCTCCTTTGCAGCTCTTCAAGGCGAATTC
This window harbors:
- the limd2 gene encoding LIM domain-containing protein 2; this encodes MRERIAASSCRGPIDTRPPAQMDTRNATEEKPVQRSKSFSFKTQKEVCTSCEKTVYPMERLVANNLVFHSTCFCCKHCNAKLSLGSFAALQGEFYCKPHFQQLFKSKGNYDEGFGRKQHKELWASKETDNITKTP